In a single window of the Streptomyces cinnabarinus genome:
- a CDS encoding RICIN domain-containing protein: MPTPHPPRPPYPPPADVPEESDNGLAARLRGRPDGETATTVALLTARHWQPVREYAAICLASRAELSAMVTAAAFHQVLDRLALGEPAVALRPFLLVAVRDTVRVWAAEERISTVLPELGKPAGGRGMRAAKSMTPENRKLAGRSFNALPGLARCLLWHTEVEAEPITVPAGLLGMDTDTASVALEQAREKFRAGCVLAHRELAPTKDCRFYNRLLDVPIRRGGALLPDVQQHLSQCRYCRSAAEQLSHFEGALGTLLAEAVLGWGARRYLDSRPGRAQHPARPRGAARHGRGRRRLLPRIPVPAQARRVATGPRSSRVLLTGVGIASAGLLASVLAATVWSDDDGTAPVASATSGDTADEAPPTVSSVPPGTAQLPVPPRQTRLRNAGADLCLDIRDEPEAGAGTELASCSDAGTQQWSYEEDGLLRSAAQPELCLDSRMGAGVGVLGRCADEDADRADDVRYDLTVQGELLPRWDEELALTSTAADAGADIVVKARDGSDEQRWLADPGSTAEPGSLSVAAPSPRPN; the protein is encoded by the coding sequence GTGCCCACCCCCCACCCCCCTCGCCCCCCTTACCCCCCGCCCGCCGACGTCCCCGAGGAATCGGACAACGGCCTCGCCGCCCGCCTGAGAGGCAGACCGGACGGCGAGACGGCCACCACCGTCGCCCTGTTGACGGCACGGCACTGGCAGCCCGTCCGGGAATACGCCGCGATCTGCCTCGCCTCCCGCGCCGAGCTCTCCGCCATGGTCACCGCCGCCGCCTTCCACCAGGTCCTGGACCGGCTCGCGCTCGGCGAACCGGCCGTCGCACTGCGCCCCTTCCTGCTGGTCGCGGTCCGCGACACGGTCCGGGTATGGGCCGCCGAGGAACGGATATCCACGGTCCTGCCGGAGCTCGGGAAACCGGCCGGCGGCCGCGGTATGCGCGCCGCGAAGTCCATGACCCCGGAAAATCGCAAGCTGGCCGGGCGTTCATTCAACGCCCTTCCCGGACTGGCCCGGTGTCTGCTCTGGCACACCGAGGTGGAGGCCGAACCGATAACCGTGCCCGCCGGACTGCTCGGCATGGACACCGACACCGCGTCGGTCGCGCTCGAACAGGCGCGTGAAAAATTCCGCGCGGGTTGTGTACTGGCCCATCGGGAACTCGCGCCGACGAAGGATTGCCGCTTCTACAACCGTCTCCTCGACGTCCCCATTCGCCGCGGCGGAGCCCTGCTCCCGGATGTCCAGCAGCATCTCTCCCAGTGCCGCTACTGCCGTTCCGCCGCCGAACAACTGAGCCATTTCGAAGGCGCTTTGGGCACCCTGCTGGCCGAGGCCGTCCTCGGCTGGGGCGCCCGCCGCTATCTGGACTCCCGCCCGGGCCGCGCCCAGCACCCCGCGCGCCCCCGCGGCGCGGCCCGGCACGGCCGCGGCCGGCGGCGCCTGCTGCCCCGTATCCCGGTCCCCGCACAGGCCCGCCGGGTGGCGACCGGACCGCGTTCGTCCCGGGTGCTGCTCACCGGAGTGGGCATCGCCTCCGCCGGGCTGCTCGCCTCAGTGCTCGCCGCCACCGTCTGGTCCGACGACGACGGCACCGCCCCGGTCGCCTCCGCCACCAGCGGTGACACCGCGGACGAGGCCCCGCCCACGGTGTCCTCCGTGCCGCCCGGCACCGCCCAGCTCCCCGTCCCGCCCCGGCAGACCAGACTGCGCAACGCCGGAGCCGACCTGTGCCTGGACATCCGCGACGAGCCGGAGGCCGGGGCCGGAACCGAACTCGCGAGCTGCTCGGACGCCGGCACCCAGCAGTGGTCGTACGAGGAGGACGGGCTGTTGCGCAGCGCCGCGCAACCGGAGCTGTGCCTGGACTCGCGGATGGGCGCCGGGGTCGGCGTGCTCGGCCGGTGCGCCGACGAGGACGCCGACCGCGCCGACGATGTGCGCTACGACCTCACCGTGCAGGGCGAGTTACTGCCTCGCTGGGACGAGGAGCTCGCTCTTACCTCCACCGCCGCCGACGCGGGCGCTGACATCGTAGTCAAGGCCCGCGACGGCTCGGACGAACAGCGCTGGCTGGCCGATCCGGGCTCCACCGCGGAGCCCGGATCGCTGTCGGTCGCCGCGCCCTCGCCCCGCCCTAACTGA
- a CDS encoding 2-hydroxyacid dehydrogenase translates to MTAPRRILAVIAPHVGGRGVGAGLATLFPADARVTVVETADEDPAALRSAEVIITGLAPVTAEHLAAAPELELVQCASHGFDYVDVAAARERGVRVCNIGSSGAEAQNVAEQTFALMLALAKQLIPAHTALVDADWALPRLQNSLTELSGKTLGIVGLGQIGREVARRATAFDMTVVYAGRNRVSPEIEARYDARHLPLDDLLRTADYVTLHAPLTDDTRHLLDAARLALLKPTAFVVNTARGALIDQDALADTLEKGALAGAGLDVFDPEPPTPALRLLRAPHVVLSPHAGGVTRETLVRIALAAVANVTGFLTGESPRDVVS, encoded by the coding sequence ATGACCGCCCCGCGCCGGATCCTCGCCGTCATCGCCCCGCACGTCGGCGGGCGGGGCGTCGGCGCCGGGCTCGCCACGCTCTTCCCCGCCGACGCACGGGTCACCGTCGTCGAGACGGCGGACGAGGACCCGGCCGCGCTGCGCTCCGCCGAGGTGATCATCACCGGGCTCGCCCCCGTGACCGCCGAACATCTCGCCGCCGCACCGGAGCTGGAGCTGGTGCAGTGCGCGAGCCACGGCTTCGACTACGTCGATGTGGCCGCCGCCCGCGAACGGGGTGTGCGGGTGTGCAACATCGGCTCCAGCGGCGCCGAGGCGCAGAACGTCGCCGAGCAGACCTTCGCCCTGATGCTCGCGCTCGCCAAGCAGCTGATCCCCGCGCACACCGCGCTGGTCGACGCCGACTGGGCACTGCCCCGGCTCCAGAACTCCCTCACCGAACTGTCCGGCAAGACCCTCGGCATCGTGGGCCTCGGCCAGATCGGCCGGGAGGTCGCCCGGCGCGCGACGGCCTTCGACATGACGGTCGTCTACGCCGGACGCAACCGGGTCTCCCCCGAGATCGAGGCGCGGTACGACGCCCGTCATCTGCCGCTGGACGACCTGCTGCGCACCGCCGACTACGTCACCCTGCACGCTCCGCTCACCGACGACACCCGGCATCTGCTGGACGCGGCGCGGCTGGCGCTGCTGAAGCCGACGGCGTTCGTGGTGAACACCGCGCGGGGCGCCCTGATCGACCAGGACGCCCTCGCGGACACCCTGGAGAAGGGCGCCCTGGCCGGGGCGGGCCTCGACGTCTTCGACCCCGAACCGCCCACCCCGGCCCTGCGGTTGCTGCGTGCCCCTCATGTGGTGCTGTCCCCGCACGCCGGTGGCGTCACCCGCGAGACGCTGGTGCGCATCGCGCTGGCCGCCGTGGCGAACGTGACCGGGTTCCTCACCGGCGAGTCCCCGCGGGACGTGGTCAGTTAG
- a CDS encoding lactate 2-monooxygenase: MGKHWADFQYEIYLNGMTGAVPRLPTDLTRLEELTEQRLGPGPVGYVAGSAGDGSTARANRAALKRHRIVPRMLRDVHERDLSVEVLGRALPAPLALAPVGVLSIMHPDAESAAARAAAAQGVPFVLSSASSTPMEQVAEAMGDAERWFQLYWPKDPEVALSFLNRAKAAGYTALVVTLDTPLLAWRPRDLDQAYLPFLHGVGTANYFTDPAFQAGLAKPVHEDPNAAVMHFVGMFADPGKTWPDLVFLREHWDGPIVLKGVLHPDDARAAADAGMDGVVVSNHGGRQVAGSIAAAEALPGVVKAVGDRLTVLFDSGIRTGDDIVKALALGARAVLVGRPYVYGLGLDGQAGVEHVIRCLLAELDLTLALSGHAGPGTLSRADLIDGAGESV; this comes from the coding sequence ATGGGCAAGCACTGGGCGGACTTCCAGTACGAGATCTATCTCAACGGCATGACGGGGGCCGTGCCCCGGCTGCCCACCGATCTGACCCGGCTCGAGGAGCTGACCGAACAGCGCCTCGGGCCGGGCCCGGTGGGATACGTCGCCGGGAGCGCCGGGGACGGCAGCACCGCCCGCGCCAACCGGGCGGCCCTGAAGCGGCACCGGATCGTGCCGCGCATGCTGCGGGACGTGCACGAGCGGGATCTGTCGGTCGAGGTGCTGGGCCGCGCCCTGCCCGCGCCGCTGGCGCTGGCGCCGGTCGGCGTGCTGTCGATCATGCACCCGGACGCCGAGTCCGCCGCGGCCCGAGCCGCCGCCGCGCAGGGCGTGCCCTTCGTGCTGTCCTCGGCGTCCAGCACGCCCATGGAGCAGGTCGCCGAGGCGATGGGCGACGCCGAGCGCTGGTTCCAGCTGTACTGGCCCAAGGACCCCGAGGTCGCGCTCAGCTTCCTGAACCGGGCGAAGGCGGCCGGGTACACCGCGCTCGTGGTCACCCTGGACACGCCTCTGCTGGCGTGGCGGCCCCGCGACCTGGACCAGGCGTATCTGCCGTTCCTGCACGGTGTCGGCACCGCCAACTACTTCACCGACCCGGCGTTCCAGGCGGGCCTGGCCAAGCCCGTGCACGAGGACCCGAACGCCGCGGTGATGCACTTCGTGGGCATGTTCGCCGACCCTGGGAAGACCTGGCCGGACCTGGTGTTCCTGCGGGAGCACTGGGACGGCCCGATCGTGCTGAAGGGGGTGCTGCATCCCGACGACGCGCGGGCGGCCGCCGACGCCGGGATGGACGGGGTCGTCGTCTCCAACCACGGCGGCCGGCAGGTGGCCGGTTCGATCGCGGCGGCCGAGGCGCTGCCGGGGGTAGTGAAAGCCGTCGGGGACCGGCTCACCGTGCTCTTCGACAGCGGGATCCGCACCGGCGACGACATCGTCAAGGCGCTCGCGCTCGGCGCGCGGGCGGTGCTCGTCGGACGGCCGTACGTCTACGGGCTCGGGCTCGACGGACAGGCGGGCGTCGAGCACGTGATCCGGTGTCTGCTCGCCGAACTCGACCTCACCCTCGCCCTGTCGGGACACGCCGGACCGGGCACCCTGAGCCGGGCCGATCTCATCGACGGCGCCGGGGAGTCCGTATGA
- a CDS encoding alpha/beta fold hydrolase: protein MTRFVLVAGAWLGAWAWDEVAAELRATGHEAYPLTLSGLAEKRGVPAGLQTHVQDIVEEVERLDLREVVLVGHSYSGVPVGQAAERIGDRLGRVVLVDANVPVDGESFLAGWPSDFVREAIAAHDGFWPCPDPAEFAGQGLTDDQVARLVAGATAHPGATLTEPAVLTRPFGELPGTYVKCLLDGEEPWGAAAEVLKSERWNLVDLDTGHWPMFSRPRELAGILAASTKGT, encoded by the coding sequence ATGACGCGATTCGTACTAGTAGCAGGTGCGTGGCTCGGAGCGTGGGCGTGGGACGAGGTGGCGGCGGAGCTGCGCGCCACCGGACATGAGGCGTATCCGCTGACGCTCTCGGGCCTCGCCGAGAAGCGGGGCGTCCCGGCCGGGCTGCAGACCCATGTCCAGGACATCGTCGAGGAGGTGGAGCGCCTCGATCTGCGGGAGGTCGTCCTGGTCGGACACAGTTACTCGGGTGTGCCGGTCGGACAGGCGGCGGAACGGATCGGTGACCGGCTGGGGCGGGTGGTACTCGTCGACGCCAACGTCCCGGTCGACGGCGAGTCGTTCCTCGCCGGCTGGCCGAGCGATTTCGTGCGGGAGGCCATCGCCGCGCACGACGGCTTCTGGCCGTGCCCCGACCCGGCCGAGTTCGCCGGCCAGGGGCTGACGGACGACCAGGTGGCGAGGCTCGTCGCCGGTGCCACCGCGCACCCCGGCGCCACGCTCACCGAACCGGCGGTCCTCACCCGCCCGTTCGGCGAACTGCCCGGCACGTACGTCAAGTGCCTGCTCGACGGCGAGGAGCCGTGGGGCGCGGCGGCCGAGGTGCTGAAGAGCGAGCGCTGGAACCTGGTCGATCTCGACACCGGGCACTGGCCGATGTTCTCGCGGCCCCGCGAACTCGCCGGGATCCTGGCGGCGTCGACGAAGGGCACCTGA
- a CDS encoding purine-cytosine permease family protein encodes MSPTPPSLTEVETHGVDRIPDADRTATPLDLFRLAFGGANTFSTCVLGAFPILFGLSFWQGLAATLLGVVAGALILCPMAVFGPVNGTNNAVSSSAHLGVHGRVVGSFLSLLTAVAFFSISVWSSGDALVGGAHRLFGLSRGNLSYVVAYALFAGLVLAVCVYGFRFMLFVNKVAVISASLLFVLGAVAFAGDFDPSYAGVFTDSADAATRSLFWPSFIGAALIVLSNPVSFGAFLGDWSRYIPASTPRRKVIGAAFLSQIATLLPFLFGLTTASIIAGKAPEYVDPAAPDFVGGLLAVSPGWYFLPVCLIALIGGMSTGTTALYGTGLDFSSVFPRLSRVQATVLVGALAIGFIFIGRFALDLVQSISTFATMIITCTTPWMVVMMLGFWTRRGWYDPDALQVFNRRQRGGRYWFAHGWNWRGMTAWWVSALLGVLFTNIPGQFVGPFGDLANGVDISLPLSMAVAAVLFLALLRLFPEPRAVYGPEGARLARTVDTPVPPITGPGDGSPLSDPSATLRA; translated from the coding sequence TTGTCCCCGACTCCCCCTTCCCTCACCGAGGTCGAGACCCACGGCGTCGACCGCATCCCCGACGCCGACCGCACCGCCACCCCGCTGGATCTGTTCCGGCTCGCCTTCGGCGGCGCCAACACCTTCTCCACCTGCGTCCTCGGCGCCTTCCCGATCCTGTTCGGGCTCTCCTTCTGGCAGGGCCTGGCCGCCACTCTCCTCGGAGTGGTCGCGGGTGCGCTGATCCTCTGCCCGATGGCCGTGTTCGGCCCGGTCAACGGCACCAACAACGCCGTCTCCTCCTCCGCGCACCTCGGCGTGCACGGCCGGGTGGTCGGCTCGTTCCTCTCCCTGCTGACCGCGGTCGCCTTCTTCTCGATCTCGGTGTGGAGCTCCGGCGACGCCCTGGTCGGCGGCGCCCACCGGCTCTTCGGCCTGAGCCGCGGGAACCTGTCGTACGTCGTCGCCTACGCCCTGTTCGCCGGTCTCGTCCTCGCGGTGTGCGTGTACGGCTTCCGGTTCATGCTCTTCGTCAACAAGGTCGCCGTGATCTCCGCGAGCCTGCTGTTCGTGCTCGGCGCGGTGGCCTTCGCCGGTGACTTCGATCCGTCGTACGCGGGCGTGTTCACCGACTCCGCCGACGCCGCGACGCGCTCGCTGTTCTGGCCCTCCTTCATCGGCGCGGCGCTGATCGTGCTGTCCAACCCGGTGTCGTTCGGGGCGTTCCTCGGCGACTGGTCGCGCTACATCCCGGCGAGCACCCCGCGCCGCAAGGTGATCGGCGCCGCGTTCCTGTCGCAGATCGCCACCCTGCTGCCGTTCCTCTTCGGCCTGACGACCGCGAGCATCATCGCCGGCAAGGCGCCGGAGTACGTCGATCCGGCCGCCCCGGACTTCGTCGGCGGACTGCTCGCCGTCTCCCCCGGCTGGTACTTCCTGCCGGTCTGCCTGATCGCCCTGATCGGCGGCATGTCGACGGGCACGACGGCGCTGTACGGCACCGGTCTCGACTTCTCCTCGGTGTTCCCGCGGCTGTCGCGGGTGCAGGCGACCGTGCTGGTCGGCGCGTTGGCCATCGGGTTCATCTTCATCGGGCGGTTCGCCCTGGACCTGGTCCAGTCGATCTCCACCTTCGCCACGATGATCATCACCTGCACCACGCCGTGGATGGTCGTGATGATGCTGGGCTTCTGGACTCGGCGCGGCTGGTACGACCCGGACGCGCTCCAGGTCTTCAACCGCCGTCAGCGCGGCGGCCGGTACTGGTTCGCGCACGGCTGGAACTGGCGCGGCATGACCGCCTGGTGGGTCTCGGCGCTGCTCGGGGTGCTCTTCACCAACATCCCCGGCCAGTTCGTCGGCCCGTTCGGCGATCTCGCGAACGGTGTCGACATCAGCCTGCCGCTCTCCATGGCGGTGGCCGCCGTGCTGTTCCTGGCGTTGCTGCGGCTGTTCCCCGAACCCCGGGCGGTCTACGGGCCCGAGGGCGCGCGGCTGGCCCGTACGGTCGACACCCCGGTCCCGCCGATCACCGGGCCGGGCGACGGGTCACCGTTGTCAGACCCCTCGGCTACGTTGCGGGCATGA